In the Paenibacillus pabuli genome, one interval contains:
- a CDS encoding YcxB family protein — protein sequence MELKFNLEFDDLADMQENVVRKSKEHRKIKLIMTIIFSFLIFFTVLRASFSLISLAIIVLFVITFPFAYIKLTIFSLKRNLKKQNLSMILGKNVMILSDEGISRSTGKNTSFLKWDDISIVREDTEHYFLYMTDIQGIIIPKRAISSEQLSQEFQHYYDIFLLPKLLA from the coding sequence ATGGAACTAAAATTTAATCTAGAGTTTGATGATCTGGCTGATATGCAAGAGAATGTTGTTCGAAAATCCAAAGAACATAGAAAAATTAAATTGATTATGACTATAATTTTTTCTTTTCTTATTTTCTTCACAGTTCTACGGGCCTCTTTTTCCCTTATAAGTTTAGCTATCATTGTATTATTTGTTATTACTTTTCCCTTTGCGTATATCAAACTGACCATTTTTTCGTTGAAAAGGAACTTAAAAAAACAAAATCTAAGTATGATACTCGGCAAAAATGTAATGATTCTTAGTGATGAAGGAATTTCTCGGAGCACCGGAAAAAATACTTCCTTTTTAAAATGGGATGACATCTCCATTGTTAGGGAAGATACAGAGCATTACTTTTTATATATGACTGACATCCAAGGCATTATTATCCCTAAAAGGGCGATATCTAGTGAACAATTAAGTCAGGA